The Chthoniobacterales bacterium nucleotide sequence GCGAGATCCAGGGTGGTGGCGAAGGATTGTCCGGCGATGGCATGGGCGATCGCTGCGGCGTGCGGCTCATCCGAATTTTCAGCAAGAATAATCGCGAGTTTTTGCGAGGAGACTTTTTGCACCCACTGGGCGGCGGAGAGGCCGCGGGTCGGGTTCATTCGCATGTCGAGCGGGCCTTCGGATTTGGCGGAAAATCCGCGGAGCGGGTTGTCCAACTGCATCGACGAAACGCCGAGGTCGGCGAGGATGAGATCGGCGCCGGAGCGTCCAAGTTTGGCCAGGGCGGCAGGCAGTCCGGCGAAGTTCGACTTCATCACGGCGAGTTGACCGGAGTCGAAGCCGCCGTTGCGCAACCGCGCTTCCGTGCGCGGCAATTCGAGCGGATCGGCATCGAGTCCCAGCAGATGTCCGCCGGGCTGGATCCGCTCCAGGATGGCGTGCGCGTGACCCCCGTGCCCGAGCGTGCAATCGACCGCAAACTCGCCGGGCCGCGGTTGGAGGACATCGAGGATTTCCGCGACCATGATGGGGACGTGCGAACCGGCGGGTGTTTTGCCGGAAGCGAGCACTTTGGCAACCGTGTCCGGGTGTTGCTCCGGATCGAGTTCCTTGTATTTGTGCTCGAAGCGCCGCGGATTTTTTCCGGGGTAGCGCGGGCGGCGGCGGTGCTCCATTGTCTCAAGCGCTGACGAGGGTTGAGGCGATGTTGTTCCACTCCTCGTTGGCCTGTTCGAGTTCTTCAGTGACGTCGGCGAGTTCGCGATGGAGCGGGAATGAGGTGGCGTCGTTGGGGGCGGTTTCGAGGATGGCGGCAAGTTCGCGCTGGCGGGTTTCCAGGGCGATGATGCGCTGTTCGAGTTCTCGGTGGCGTGACTCCGAGGCGCGGCGGGCGGCAGTCGCGGCTTTGCGGGCTTCGGCTTCGGCGCGGCGTTGTTGTTTGATTTCTTTGAGCCCGAGTTTCGGTCTTTCGGCGGGTGTCGCCGGCTTTTCAGCGGGACGATGGTTTTGCAGGGCGGCGACGAGTCCGCCGCGGTCGGAGGCGGCGCCGGTTTTTTCGAGGTAGTAGTCGTAGTCGCCGGCGTAAGGCGTGAGGCGTCCAGCATTGATGTGGAGGACGGTCGTCGCCAGCGAGCGGATGAAGTGGACATCGTGGCTGACGAAAACCAGCGTGCCTTCATAGGGTTGGAGCGCGGCGACAAGAGCGTTGATGCTCGCCATGTCGAGGTGGGTGGTCGGCTCGTCCAGGAGCAGGAGATTCGGGGGGCGGAGGAGGAGTTTGACGAGGGCAAGACGGCTTTTTTCCCCGCCGCTGAGGACGCCGACATTTTTGAAGACGTCGTCGCCGCGGAAGAGGAAGGAGCCTAGGACCGTGCGGATGGCTTGTTCGCTCACGCCGGTGGCGCTGTCCGCCGCTTCTTCGAGAACGGTCCGTCGAACGTCGAGGGCGTCGGTGCGGTGCTGGGCGAAGTAACCGACGCCGACATTGTGACCCTCGGTGCGGGTGCCGGCTTCGAGCGGGAGGAGGCCGGCGAGGATTTTGAGGAGAGTGGATTTGCCCGCGCCATTGGGGCCCACCAGGACAGTTCGTTGTCCGCGTTCGATCGTGAGGTCAAGTTCCTCGTAGACGACATGCTCGCCGTAGGCCTGGCGGACCTTTTCGAGGACCATGGTGCGTTGGCCGCTGCGCGGCGGCTGGGGAAAACGGAATTTGACGGTGGCCTCGGCGTTTTCCGGCGGCGGAAGGCGTTTGATGCGCGCGAGTTGTTTGATGCGTTCCTGGGCTTGGGCGGCCTTGCTGGCTTTGGCGCGGAAGCGGTTGATGAAATCTTCGAGGTGGGCGATCTCGCGCTGCTGGTTTTTGTAGGCTGCGAGGTATTGCTCGTCGCGGGCACGTTTCTCGACAAGGTAGTCGTCGTAATTCCCGCGGTAGCGGTGGAGGCGCTGGCGGGAGATTTCCACGATTCCGTCGCAGATGGCGTTGAGGAACGCGCGGTCGTGGGAGATAACGAGGAGCGCACCGGAGTAATTGGCGAGATGGCTCTGGAACCAGCCGAGGGTCTCAAGGTCGAGGTGGTTGGTCGGTTCATCCAGCATGAGGAGGTCGGGCTCCATGACGAGGAGTCGGGCGAGATGCGCGCGCATGATCCATCCGCCGCTCATGGTGCGGGCCGGGCGGTGGTGGTCGGTTTCGCGGAACGCGAGGCCCGCCAGGATACGTTTGGCCTTGGCTTCGAGGTTGTAGCCGTCGTGCTCGAGAAAGACGTCGTGCGCTTCATGGTGCTCGGCGGAATGCTCGTCGGGAAATCCGCGAAGGGCGGCGTAGGCGGCAGTCATCGCGGGAGTGACGCTGGTGGCCAGTTGCAGGACGGTTTCGTCACCGGAAGGTGCGCTCTCCTGCGGAAGGAAGCCGACGGTGCGTCCGCGCTGGAGACAAACGGAACCTTCGTCGGGGGAGTTTTCTCCGAGGATGAGGGAGAAGAGGGTCGATTTGCCGGCGCCGTTGGGTCCGATGAGTCCAATGCGGTCGCCTGGGTTGATCTGCAGCGAGGCCTCCTCGAAAAGGGTGCGACCGCCGAAGGATTTGGTGACTTGAGAGACAGTAAGCATAAAAAAGTTGAGGCGTGCGTTTGCGGCTGGATTGAAAAGTCAATCGCGCCGTTCGGCGCTGATGTCGCGGATGAGGATCATCGCGATGGAGCCGAAGCCTAGCGCAGATAACCCTCAGGCAAACACCGCAATCCGCCAATAAGATGGAATACCGGGCGACCGTGTCAGGGAGCCAGGGACGGCCTGACCGAAGGCGGTCGCGGCAGTCGCGGAACATAACCGGCGTCTTGAAGCACGCGCTGCCCCTCTTTCGAGAGCACAAAGCGGATGAACTTTTTGGCCGCCGGAGTTTCGCGGCGCTCAAGCGTGTAAAGATAAAGCGGGCTTGCGTAGGGATAGACCTGCTCGTAAACCGCCGCGCTATTGGGCGGTTCGCCGTTGATGAGCAGCGCGCGGACGCCGGAAGGCTGCGATCCGAATCCTGCGTAACCGATTGCCGACGGATCCCCGGCGACGGCACTCGCAATGGCGTTGTAGTCGCGCAAAGCCCGGGCGGATTCGGCGTAGGGCTTGCCTCCCATGGCGAGTATCTGGAAGCCGGCGCGTGCGCCGGTCGCGGCATCGAGGATGAATGTGCGTATCGGCAGGTCCGGGCCACCCGCCTGCTTCCAGTTGGTGATCTTGCCGGTGAATATGTCCCTCACTTTCGAAGGCTTGAGCGAGAGGACCGGATTCGATTCGTTGACGATGACGCAGACACCGTAGCTTCCGATGGTTTGAGGCTGCAGACGAACCCCGGCCGATTTCGCTGCGGCCAACTCCGACGGGGTGGCCGTCCGCGAGGTCGTCGCAATGTCCGCCTGTCCGGCGATCAGCGCGGCAAGGCCTTCTGCCGAGCCCGGACGTTTGAGAGTCACGGCAATGCCGGGGGATGTTTTGGAAAAAGCCGCGATCAATTTGGGTCCGAGCGTTTCCCCGAAGGTGTTCGATCCCACGATGCGCAGTGCGCCGGCGGGCTGCGGTTGGGCAGACAGCGGGGTTGCGGCGAGCGCGGAGGCGAGGAGTAGGGCGAGCAGTTTCATGAAGTCGCGGTTTGGATTCGCTTGTGTTTTCGCATGACGAGCAGCATGGCGATGCCTCCCATCACGCCGAAACTTGCCATGATCACATACCAGAAAAGCCAGCCGTAGTCCGCCTTGGTGGCGTCGAGCACGCGTCCGGTGATGAAAAGCGAGATCGCTCCGCCGTAATACTGGAAGGAGTCGATGACGCCGGCGGCGAAGCCGGCCATCTTTTTCCCGCCGATGTCCATGGGGGCGGCGCTCCCCACGATCGAGTGGGTGGAATTGGCCGTGAGCGAAATGACGATGAGGATGGCGCAGCCTGCCAACACTCCCGCGGGCGTCGGGCTCACCAAGCCTTTCATCAACAGGAAGGCCGCAATGCCGATCACCACGGCCTCGAGAAAATACAGAACCATGGCGACCGGCGAACGGTGGCCCGCGAAAAATTTGTCGGAAATCCATCCCGACGCGAGCGACCCGCCCACGGCGGCCATGGGCATCGCCGCCAGCGTCCACGCCACCGTGGACGGAATATCTGTCTTCATGTTCATTCCGAGCTGTTCTTGGAAGTAAAGGATGGAGAGTTGGTCGGAACTTGTGCGGACCGCGCCGGTGCATGCGTAGGCGCAGGCATAGAACCAGACCAGAGGGTGGGTGAAGATGGTTTTGAACGATTCCTTCAGCGAAACGGTGACACCCGCAGAATCGTCGAGTTCGTCGCGGATCACGCCGTGGAACCCGGCCTCCTCCGGCGTGGCTTTGGCCGCCATAATCATAAAAATCGCAGCGGCCAGCGTGA carries:
- the rsmH gene encoding 16S rRNA (cytosine(1402)-N(4))-methyltransferase RsmH; the encoded protein is MEHRRRPRYPGKNPRRFEHKYKELDPEQHPDTVAKVLASGKTPAGSHVPIMVAEILDVLQPRPGEFAVDCTLGHGGHAHAILERIQPGGHLLGLDADPLELPRTEARLRNGGFDSGQLAVMKSNFAGLPAALAKLGRSGADLILADLGVSSMQLDNPLRGFSAKSEGPLDMRMNPTRGLSAAQWVQKVSSQKLAIILAENSDEPHAAAIAHAIAGQSFATTLDLATAIRRALPTAGADEIDLSVRRVFQTIRIEVNEEFSALDTFLRVLPRCLNHGGRVAILTFHSGEDRRVKKSFQAAHREGLYREISRRVLRASPEERRNNPRSTPAKLRWAIRSM
- a CDS encoding ABC-F family ATP-binding cassette domain-containing protein produces the protein MLTVSQVTKSFGGRTLFEEASLQINPGDRIGLIGPNGAGKSTLFSLILGENSPDEGSVCLQRGRTVGFLPQESAPSGDETVLQLATSVTPAMTAAYAALRGFPDEHSAEHHEAHDVFLEHDGYNLEAKAKRILAGLAFRETDHHRPARTMSGGWIMRAHLARLLVMEPDLLMLDEPTNHLDLETLGWFQSHLANYSGALLVISHDRAFLNAICDGIVEISRQRLHRYRGNYDDYLVEKRARDEQYLAAYKNQQREIAHLEDFINRFRAKASKAAQAQERIKQLARIKRLPPPENAEATVKFRFPQPPRSGQRTMVLEKVRQAYGEHVVYEELDLTIERGQRTVLVGPNGAGKSTLLKILAGLLPLEAGTRTEGHNVGVGYFAQHRTDALDVRRTVLEEAADSATGVSEQAIRTVLGSFLFRGDDVFKNVGVLSGGEKSRLALVKLLLRPPNLLLLDEPTTHLDMASINALVAALQPYEGTLVFVSHDVHFIRSLATTVLHINAGRLTPYAGDYDYYLEKTGAASDRGGLVAALQNHRPAEKPATPAERPKLGLKEIKQQRRAEAEARKAATAARRASESRHRELEQRIIALETRQRELAAILETAPNDATSFPLHRELADVTEELEQANEEWNNIASTLVSA
- a CDS encoding PstS family phosphate ABC transporter substrate-binding protein translates to MKLLALLLASALAATPLSAQPQPAGALRIVGSNTFGETLGPKLIAAFSKTSPGIAVTLKRPGSAEGLAALIAGQADIATTSRTATPSELAAAKSAGVRLQPQTIGSYGVCVIVNESNPVLSLKPSKVRDIFTGKITNWKQAGGPDLPIRTFILDAATGARAGFQILAMGGKPYAESARALRDYNAIASAVAGDPSAIGYAGFGSQPSGVRALLINGEPPNSAAVYEQVYPYASPLYLYTLERRETPAAKKFIRFVLSKEGQRVLQDAGYVPRLPRPPSVRPSLAP
- a CDS encoding MFS transporter, with product MLSRNSARPTGRVLAGPWMQDKSLGIDRTAPSRKAGAVMSLRDIRTDYPRGFRARRGLNWSSLGLMYAAYYMCRYNFRFATPGMQEEFGFTTTQIADMLAIWSLTYGTGQLVNGLLTDRMGGKRSMKIGAFGTIAVNLLMGLAPLLVIGGALAAAARFVFRSDVIDPAFAAIAVVWLVNGWFQSFGAPGMIKINAAWFRRTERGTFAGIFGFMIQLGQVVSSKISPAILNGISLGILVIAPGQWRWLFIIPPLVTLAAAIFMIMAAKATPEEAGFHGVIRDELDDSAGVTVSLKESFKTIFTHPLVWFYACAYACTGAVRTSSDQLSILYFQEQLGMNMKTDIPSTVAWTLAAMPMAAVGGSLASGWISDKFFAGHRSPVAMVLYFLEAVVIGIAAFLLMKGLVSPTPAGVLAGCAILIVISLTANSTHSIVGSAAPMDIGGKKMAGFAAGVIDSFQYYGGAISLFITGRVLDATKADYGWLFWYVIMASFGVMGGIAMLLVMRKHKRIQTATS